The following nucleotide sequence is from Diospyros lotus cultivar Yz01 chromosome 3, ASM1463336v1, whole genome shotgun sequence.
ATGTCCACCGCCTATCACCCGGAGACTGATGGCTAATCGGAGAGGGTTAACCAATGCCTTGAGACCTATTTGAGGTGCTTCTGCTTTATGCAGTCCAAGGGATGGCATAAATGGTTGTCTTTggcacagtggtggtacaattccagccaCCACTGATCCATTGGGATTACACCATTTGAGGCTCTATATGGATACAAACCTTGCTTACTACCATCTATGGGGTAACCAACATCGGTGGCAACAGTGGATGCCTATCTGCAGCACATGCAAGACATTTTACAAACCCTGAAAACAGAATTGGCCAAGGCTCAAAACAGGATGAAGCAGCTAGCGAATAAAAGGAATGAGATGACATTTGAGGTAGGAGAAATGGTGTACCTCAAACTCAGTCAGCCTCATCTGAGAACTCTCTCGAGGCAGCCTATCACTAAACTAAGCTCCAAGTTCTACGGCCCTTATACCATCACTGCCAAGGTGGGACCAGTAGCCTACAGGCTGCAGCTACTTGATGAAACACACATTCACCCCGTGTTCCGTGTGTCCTTACTTAGGAGAGCAACTGAGGACCAGACAGCCAGCCAAACCCTCCCCATTCCACTCAGGGAGGAAGAACCGGCAGTGACACCAATAGTTATCCTGGACAAGAGAGTGATTTTCCAGCAAGAAGCCCCAATCACCCAAGTACTAGTGCAGTGGTCTTCATTGCACTCAAAACAATAACACTTGGGAATATCTACCGGAGTTTCTCTAGCAGTTCCCAAACGCAGCCAGCTTGCTCAgcattcttgaggacaagaattagcTTAAGGGGAGGGGAGTTGTCGTGTACCTAAAGgggaattattgtaataagtATAAATGCTGGTAGGATAATTGTAATTGTGAGAAGTGTAGAGATTTGAATGTGGGAAGTGGCAACCGTTTTTGGTGCCAACTTCCCGCTAGAGCTGAGAATATTTCATTGTGAAGGCATCGAATACCATTTTGAACTAATTCATactcaatttccctctcaaattctctctccctctcatttcattCTCAATCCTTCTCCCTTagtttctctaatttctcttcTGTCCAACATAATTCCCGCCTAATTCTCTCTACAAAACGAGAGAACCCCTTGCCGAATCCAAGGGATTCGACATTTAGGTATTGGGCAATCTGGTCTCATTCATTCTTGGCCTATTTGAAGTCTAAAGTTATCTGGTAGGGACATGCTTTTCATCTTTGATACAACTAACTTACCTAACAAATGGAGTATAGATGGATGCTGGCTTTGTGCTGAATTACTATTCTTCCATTTTGATGTTAGGGCTTTCTTAGGTGTTATGAAGGATTAAGGCCCTCCTATTTCAACTACACTGTATTTTACCTTTCTTATTcatcctttaatttttttcttctcctataATGGTAGtgctaatttgattttaaaggTAATCATCATCCTCTGGTTTTTGCATTATTATTTGGCATTTCAAAACAATATTTTCTTCAAGTAATATTATATTGAACTGCTGATGATTTAATTTGTGCAGTGGCTTGTTGAGTACAATGCAGCATTGGCATCAGTCTGCTTCATGATGTTGCTTGGGTTTGTAGATGATGTCTTGGATGTTCCTTGGAGAGTGTATGTATTCCTTCATATCACGAAGGCTTACATATGCATGTGTTTTGACAGCATCATTTTACGCTTGCATTACATTTGAAATTGGTTCTAAACTGGATCTTTGTTTGATTTCATGTAATTTCAAAGAACAGGAAATTACTCTTGCCATCAATTGCTGCTCTTCCTCTGTTAATGGCCTATGCTGGGCATACAACTATTGTTATACCAAAGCCTCTCATTCCCTATCTTGGACTTGAGGTTTTGGATCTAGGTATTGAATTCTGAAACTGGcatccttttgttttcttttctccttgTACATGTTACTGGTATAGCATCAAGCTTATATGGTATTTCATCCCCCTACAATCATTAACGAAACTTGTGTGCTTTTTTCTTGGTTGGGAAgacacttttttctttctttttgttttttgtttttttttttcaatcaacatTTAGCGATGGAAGAAAATGGTGGTGTTCCTCTTTTGTACCATAGAAACTGCTGATTTTCTCCAGTGGTCAATATTTGCTTCTGATTTGGCATATAGTTTTCTCTCTTATTCCATAGGGTGTTACATATGCTTTGTCTTGTAACTAATATAGTTCTAAAAAAAGTGGTATCTAATGATTCCAATTGAAAAACTGATGTTTGCTCTTGTACAAAGTGAAAGATCTAAAACCCCTTAATGAATTGTTATCTAAAAAGTGAGTAATGGTAGTCAACCTCACTTAGTGGGATTTAAGTCTTGCTTTGTTGTTGTTATAGTACGTGAGTAATGGGATCAGTAGCTGTTAGTTGGAGTTCTGTTGATTGCTTGATTTATTTATCTGTTTTTTTACCATTTCTGGTCTGGACAGGGTGGATATATAAACTTTACATGTGGCTTTTGGCCATATTTTGCACAAACTCTATCAATATTCATGCTGGTATAAATGGACTGGAAGTTGGGCAGACAGTTGTAATTGCATCTGCTGTAAGTTCTGAACCTTACACAATGTTAGGATGCAATTCTGATAAATCTGATACAGAATAATGATTTGCAGATTTTGATACACAATGTAATGCAAATTGGAGTTTCTTCAGATCCTGAGTACAAACAGGCCCATGCATTCTCCATTTACCTAGTGCAACCTTTACTTGCCACTTCCTTGGCTTTACTTTCTTACAACTGGTATTGATATTAATATAGGCATATCTAATAATTGAGATGATTTTCTTACACCATAATTGCATGATCCTTTCTCTGCTGGCTTTTTCCAGGTATCCTTCTTCTGTTTTTGTTGGTGACACCTATACATACTTTGCTGGTATGACTATGGCTGTAGCTGGCATTCTAGGCCACTTCAGGTGTCTCTCCTTATTGTCCTTCCTGATTTCAATGCTTAATGTTATTAACATTTTATTCTAGCTCTCTCTTGTATATATTTGAGTTTTCAAGTTTACCCAATCATGTTGCAGCGAAACCCTCTGAGTTTTAACTTAATTTGACCCAATCATCTTGCAGTGAAACCCTCTTGATATTCTTCCTTCCTCAAGTTTTGAACTTCCTGTTATCACTCCCTCAGGTTTGATCAGAAcatgtcttcttcttttgcatatTAGCCCCCCATATTCCAGATTGTGCTCgactttaaaaatattctaatttccTTTCAACCTTCTGTTAGCTTTCTGGCTGTATTCCATGTCCACGGCATCGTCTGCCAAGGTAGATTCAGCTCATCTCCACTCCTCTTGATGTTGTATCTCTATGAACTATACTCCAAGACGGCATGAAAATTTGTCCTTTTCAGGTTTGATCCTCAGACAGGACTGTTGACTGGGACAAACGATGGGACTCTTGTGAACTTGTTCCTCAGACAGTTTGGCAGGATGTCAGAAAAATCACTCTGCATCGCTCTACTTGTTTTCCAGGTAATggatcatgattttttttttaatgtcttTCTGCATATTGTATTTCTGGGAAgtctatgtatatatacagTTATAGCACATATCTTATTCATGGATAGTGGATACTGAAGAGGCTCCAATGACTCCTGGCTACTGGATCGAGTAAAAATATTATCAGGCCAATTAGATGATCCAGCTTAAGAAATGATTGTGCATCTGCAGCCCCTTCCCCATATTTGATTAGTGGCAATACTTAGAAGTTATTATACACATGAACCTGTGAAATAAAGCAAGAAACAAATATATTTGATCTGGCAGGAAACAGGTTCATATGGCTTACTTTAAGGCGAACATTTTAGTATTAAACTTGCAGAACTAACTGATCCACCTCCACCTGATTCTAATTTCATTGCTTTTGGATTGTTGGTTTTTCTTTTCACCTCGATTTTAGGTATGAAGTTGCCTTTTGGCATATgcaaatccataaaaaaatagGCAGATTAATTTAAGGAAGTGGTGAATATGACAAGTGGTCAATAATTGGAATATGTGTTGGTGGTATTCTTACCTTATTGTATGAGTTTAATGTCTCTAAAGGAGGCTTTGTACAATGATCGTGCGTTGTATGGAACTGCCTCTGTATTGATATTGAAGGGTTTCCTGTTGGCCCCTGTTTTGCATCAGTTTTCATGTGATATATGTTCTGGTTTATTTGCCACAGGCCATTTGCTGCTGCTTCTGTTTCATGCTGAGGTGGTTCCTTACTGGTTGGTATAAATGAGACAGCAAGTTTGGAGAACTACCTAGTATCACAGGTGTTTCTTTGCTCATTATGTCATTAATGTCCTGGACTATCTTGTTCTATAGGTGTTTTGTTtagttaaatattttctccagaAAAGAGTAATCTACAAAAGTTATCTACCAAGAGGATGCATGAAGGTCTTACAGATTGACGAT
It contains:
- the LOC127797202 gene encoding uncharacterized protein LOC127797202; the encoded protein is MAARKRAPPQSAAATENAKPPEKVAAAANSAISDSPPVIAPSKAGQILRVALVFFFVPYLYLILYHYDIEANLKRSILINALLCSGGFFLTLTLIPVASRYVLRRNLFGYDINKKGTPQGSVKVPESLGIAVGTVFLVLAILFQYFNFTSDSNWLVEYNAALASVCFMMLLGFVDDVLDVPWRVKLLLPSIAALPLLMAYAGHTTIVIPKPLIPYLGLEVLDLGWIYKLYMWLLAIFCTNSINIHAGINGLEVGQTVVIASAILIHNVMQIGVSSDPEYKQAHAFSIYLVQPLLATSLALLSYNWYPSSVFVGDTYTYFAGMTMAVAGILGHFSETLLIFFLPQVLNFLLSLPQLSGCIPCPRHRLPRFDPQTGLLTGTNDGTLVNLFLRQFGRMSEKSLCIALLVFQAICCCFCFMLRWFLTGWYK